In Ruania zhangjianzhongii, the following proteins share a genomic window:
- a CDS encoding AAA family ATPase yields the protein MTAAVTGQQAPVTPDQASWFAETFERLVGNISAAVLGKDHVVRLTLTCLLSSGHLLLEDFPGTGKTSLARAVAATVQASHSRIQFTPDLLPSDVTGVTIYDQKSQKFEFHPGPIFASVMLADEINRASPKTQSALLEVMEEGRVTIDGHPHEVPKPFIVLATQNPVEQAGTYRLPEAQLDRFLMCTTLGYPDEAATVEILSGSAVRDRTAALTPVITAAAVVDMANLASGVHVDPAVLTYITKLVESTRTAPEIALGASVRGALALVRCAKTWAAANGRHYVIPDDVKALVQPVLAHRLVLDAEAEFEGADANKVLTRLVSEIAPPSQRGTAQAR from the coding sequence ATGACAGCAGCAGTTACCGGGCAGCAGGCCCCGGTCACCCCCGACCAGGCCAGCTGGTTCGCTGAGACGTTCGAGCGGCTGGTTGGCAACATCTCCGCCGCCGTGCTCGGCAAGGACCACGTGGTGCGGCTGACGCTGACCTGCCTGCTCTCCAGCGGACACCTGCTGCTCGAGGACTTCCCGGGGACGGGAAAGACCTCGCTGGCCCGCGCCGTCGCCGCTACGGTCCAGGCCAGCCACTCCCGGATCCAGTTCACACCGGACCTGCTGCCCTCGGACGTGACCGGGGTGACCATCTACGACCAGAAGTCGCAGAAGTTCGAGTTCCACCCGGGCCCGATCTTCGCCTCGGTGATGCTGGCCGACGAGATCAACCGTGCCTCGCCGAAGACCCAGTCCGCACTCCTTGAGGTGATGGAGGAAGGCCGGGTGACCATCGACGGCCACCCGCACGAGGTGCCGAAGCCGTTCATCGTGCTCGCCACCCAGAACCCGGTGGAGCAGGCCGGTACCTACCGGCTGCCGGAGGCGCAGCTGGACCGGTTCCTGATGTGCACCACCCTCGGCTACCCCGACGAAGCCGCCACCGTGGAGATCCTCAGCGGTTCCGCAGTGCGCGACCGCACCGCTGCCCTGACTCCGGTGATCACCGCCGCCGCAGTGGTGGACATGGCCAACCTCGCCTCCGGGGTGCACGTGGACCCGGCCGTGCTCACCTATATCACCAAGCTGGTGGAGAGTACCCGCACCGCACCTGAGATCGCGCTCGGCGCCTCGGTGCGTGGGGCGCTCGCTCTGGTTCGCTGCGCGAAGACGTGGGCCGCGGCCAACGGGCGGCACTATGTGATTCCGGACGACGTCAAGGCGCTCGTCCAGCCCGTGCTGGCGCACCGGCTGGTGCTCGACGCTGAGGCCGAGTTCGAGGGCGCCGACGCGAACAAGGTCCTCACCCGGCTCGTTTCCGAGATCGCTCCGCCATCTCAGCGCGGTACCGCCCAGGCCCGGTGA
- a CDS encoding DUF58 domain-containing protein, which translates to MSTPTETRRSHTTASATSSITRAVAGLRDPLRRTTSVLSWITRAAWIMLVFGVAAWIAGVQLGWLELVVLGVGMIAVLVASAFFAIGRHPYAITLRLREGRVVVGDRAMGGIDVRNTGSVPVLPARLELPVGPVTARFALPALAPGGEHDELFAIPTDRRGVLVVGPVRSVRGDPFGLIRRAVQWTEPEDLYVHPRTTRLGSASAGFLHDLEGRVSREITNADLSFHALREYVPGDDRRYVHWRSSARVGELMVRQFEETRRTHLVTALSVNERDYAEEDEFELAISAVGSLGLHTLGTEAELSALTQQRAINVRSPRALLDDLTRLDSKRMPAGVVDLARTVTKDAMRATIAIVVCGSAVSAHQIRAAGAVLPSGVRALAIQCRMGAEMRAHRLGAVTVLELGRLEDLPRGFRRLKA; encoded by the coding sequence ATGAGCACCCCTACCGAGACCCGGCGAAGCCACACCACGGCGTCGGCCACCAGTTCGATCACGCGTGCGGTGGCCGGGCTGCGCGACCCGTTGCGGCGGACCACCTCGGTGCTCAGCTGGATCACCCGCGCAGCCTGGATCATGCTGGTGTTCGGGGTGGCAGCCTGGATCGCCGGGGTGCAGCTGGGCTGGCTGGAGCTGGTGGTGCTCGGTGTCGGCATGATCGCCGTGCTGGTGGCGAGCGCATTCTTCGCCATCGGACGCCACCCGTACGCGATCACGCTGCGGCTGCGCGAGGGTCGCGTGGTGGTGGGCGACCGCGCCATGGGCGGTATCGATGTGCGCAACACCGGTTCCGTGCCCGTGCTGCCCGCCCGGCTGGAGCTCCCGGTGGGTCCGGTGACTGCGAGGTTCGCACTGCCGGCGCTCGCCCCAGGCGGCGAGCACGACGAGCTCTTCGCAATCCCCACCGACCGGCGGGGCGTGCTGGTGGTCGGCCCGGTGCGATCGGTACGTGGCGACCCGTTCGGGCTGATCCGGCGTGCCGTGCAGTGGACCGAACCCGAGGACCTGTACGTGCACCCGCGCACCACTCGCCTGGGCTCGGCCTCGGCCGGGTTCCTGCACGACCTAGAGGGACGCGTCTCCCGGGAGATCACCAACGCTGACCTGTCCTTCCACGCCCTGCGCGAGTACGTGCCCGGTGACGACCGCCGGTATGTGCACTGGCGGTCCTCCGCGCGGGTGGGTGAGCTGATGGTGCGGCAGTTCGAGGAGACCCGGCGCACCCACCTGGTCACCGCACTGTCCGTGAACGAGCGCGACTACGCCGAGGAGGACGAGTTCGAGCTCGCGATCAGCGCCGTCGGCTCGCTCGGCCTGCACACCCTCGGCACCGAGGCGGAGCTGAGCGCGCTGACCCAGCAGCGGGCGATCAACGTGCGCAGCCCGCGGGCGCTGCTCGATGACCTCACCCGGCTGGACAGCAAGCGCATGCCGGCCGGTGTGGTGGACCTGGCCCGGACTGTGACCAAGGATGCGATGCGCGCCACGATCGCGATCGTGGTGTGTGGCTCGGCCGTCTCCGCGCACCAGATCCGGGCGGCGGGTGCGGTGTTGCCCAGCGGTGTCCGGGCGCTGGCGATCCAGTGCCGGATGGGTGCGGAGATGCGGGCTCACCGGCTCGGTGCGGTGACCGTGCTCGAGCTCGGCCGGCTGGAGGACCTGCCGCGCGGCTTCCGAAGGCTGAAAGCATGA
- a CDS encoding transglutaminaseTgpA domain-containing protein: MSAGTPAAAARRRDQRVESARAKLLDPLRTWATRRHVINAVVPLLLLGMATAPLQAVYLDAGLYVTVIGGLLLGGAIAVAGAAYRLSVLTIIAASVVGFFVFGALAAPSTALLGVIPTPRTWQVMGLGMVTVWKHVLTVTPPLGAGGVVLLLPYVLTFVGAVLAVTISLRARRRYSLSLLVPAVVLAVAILFATHLPVLAGVLGVLAVLITITWVAWRAGRLELNRVLAVAIVLGVAALGGTAASVFAVPEAPRVVLRDYVEPPPDPQDLPSPLAGYREYADDLAETDLFTVEGLPEGETRLRLAALDTYNGMVWSVTGESTPGTGVFRRIGERIEVEVPENAYTLDVSVSGYQDRWVLNSGGSVDVNFLTGQTQELTDSFYYNSATDTGLVMAGLSEGDDFEVVADPSAQVDAEDVTELAVADVTVPEPQNVPDAIGTMASGFSEDANTPYAKIEAIAAALSTQGFFSHGLEGEVPSRPGHGEARLQEMLEGEQMVGDAEQYAAAMALMVRALGYPARVVLGFNVPDAGTVTLTGNDVTAWVEVPFEGVGWVPFFPTPDEDQIPQAEDPDPADHPQPQVLQPPPPPEEPPDVPPQDRDDTQVDNQNYSKEGDPVLWPIITAAVGVPLLLLLSPFLVILLAKALRRRRRRTRGSTVERISGGWDELRDVLVDLRLPVAAGKTRREAAVDVHGRAPGAGVLTLATRADAAVFAPEDPDEEQAGQYWQDVQRAGPSIAATMPRRHRLRARLSGRSLRRKRRQK, from the coding sequence ATGAGCGCGGGCACTCCCGCTGCCGCCGCACGCCGCCGCGACCAGCGGGTAGAGAGCGCGCGTGCGAAGCTACTTGACCCACTACGCACCTGGGCGACCCGACGCCACGTGATCAACGCCGTCGTGCCGTTGCTCCTTCTCGGCATGGCCACCGCACCCCTGCAGGCGGTCTACCTGGACGCTGGCCTCTACGTGACGGTGATCGGTGGCCTGCTCCTCGGCGGGGCGATCGCCGTGGCCGGCGCCGCCTACCGGCTCAGCGTGCTCACCATCATCGCCGCCAGTGTGGTGGGCTTCTTCGTCTTCGGCGCCCTGGCCGCCCCGTCGACGGCGTTGCTCGGGGTGATCCCCACACCGCGCACCTGGCAGGTGATGGGGCTGGGCATGGTGACCGTGTGGAAGCACGTGCTGACTGTCACCCCACCGCTGGGCGCCGGGGGAGTAGTGCTGCTCCTGCCGTACGTGCTCACCTTCGTGGGCGCCGTGCTCGCCGTGACCATCTCCCTGCGCGCCCGGCGGCGCTACAGCCTCAGCCTGCTCGTCCCCGCAGTGGTGCTCGCCGTTGCCATCCTGTTCGCCACCCACCTGCCCGTGCTCGCCGGGGTGCTCGGTGTGCTGGCCGTGCTGATCACCATCACCTGGGTGGCCTGGCGTGCCGGCCGGCTGGAGCTCAACCGTGTGCTGGCTGTGGCGATCGTGCTGGGTGTGGCCGCACTCGGTGGCACCGCCGCCTCGGTGTTCGCGGTACCGGAGGCACCACGGGTGGTGCTGCGCGACTACGTCGAACCACCGCCGGACCCACAGGACCTGCCCAGCCCGCTCGCGGGATACCGGGAGTACGCCGACGACCTGGCCGAGACCGACCTGTTCACCGTGGAGGGGCTTCCCGAGGGCGAGACCCGGCTCCGGCTGGCCGCCTTGGACACCTACAACGGCATGGTCTGGAGCGTGACCGGCGAGTCCACGCCCGGGACCGGAGTGTTCCGGCGGATCGGGGAACGGATCGAGGTGGAGGTCCCGGAGAACGCCTACACGCTGGACGTGTCCGTCTCCGGCTACCAGGACCGTTGGGTGCTCAACTCCGGCGGCAGCGTGGACGTCAACTTCCTCACCGGGCAGACCCAGGAGCTCACCGATAGCTTCTACTACAACAGCGCCACCGACACCGGTCTGGTGATGGCCGGGCTCTCCGAAGGGGACGACTTCGAGGTGGTGGCGGACCCGAGCGCCCAGGTGGACGCCGAGGACGTCACCGAGCTGGCCGTGGCGGATGTGACCGTGCCGGAGCCGCAGAACGTGCCGGACGCGATCGGCACCATGGCGAGTGGGTTCTCTGAGGACGCGAACACCCCGTACGCCAAGATCGAGGCGATTGCGGCAGCACTGAGCACGCAGGGGTTCTTCTCCCATGGGCTCGAAGGCGAGGTGCCGTCCCGGCCCGGGCACGGTGAGGCGCGGCTGCAGGAGATGCTCGAGGGTGAGCAGATGGTCGGTGACGCCGAGCAGTACGCCGCCGCGATGGCCCTGATGGTGCGGGCGCTGGGGTATCCCGCGCGGGTGGTGCTCGGCTTCAATGTGCCGGACGCGGGGACGGTGACGCTCACCGGGAACGATGTGACCGCCTGGGTGGAGGTGCCGTTCGAGGGGGTCGGCTGGGTGCCGTTCTTCCCCACCCCGGACGAGGACCAGATCCCGCAGGCGGAGGATCCCGATCCGGCCGACCACCCGCAGCCGCAGGTGCTGCAGCCGCCGCCTCCGCCGGAAGAACCGCCGGACGTGCCGCCGCAGGACCGGGACGACACCCAGGTGGACAACCAGAACTACAGCAAGGAGGGCGACCCCGTCCTCTGGCCAATTATCACCGCCGCCGTGGGGGTGCCGCTCCTGCTGCTCCTCAGCCCGTTCCTGGTGATCCTGCTCGCCAAGGCGCTCAGGCGCCGCCGGCGCCGGACCCGGGGGAGCACCGTGGAGCGGATCAGTGGCGGCTGGGACGAGTTGCGGGACGTGCTGGTGGACCTGCGCCTGCCGGTGGCAGCGGGGAAGACCCGGCGGGAAGCCGCGGTCGATGTGCACGGCCGGGCCCCCGGTGCCGGGGTGCTGACCCTGGCCACCCGGGCGGATGCCGCGGTGTTCGCTCCGGAGGACCCGGACGAGGAGCAGGCCGGCCAGTACTGGCAGGACGTCCAGCGCGCCGGGCCCAGCATCGCCGCCACCATGCCCCGGCGGCACCGGCTGCGAGCCCGGCTGTCCGGGCGGTCGCTGCGGCGCAAGCGGCGCCAGAAGTAG
- a CDS encoding Ig-like domain-containing protein, with amino-acid sequence MSLVVGTVVALSLSYDGVATADVDLNDGGVWVSNNQSILVGRLNYPIGEIDASFAAQSQDVDLLQREDVVFVHDRAAGGLQRVDPASVTVQGGMVPLPGEADVQLGDQTIGVLVPGTGEWRVLGLDELDVLAEASEDPQAILDEGAAQAIADDGTAYGLDPQGGQLLTFAPGQRTEPEVTEWAVPEGETQLTVVGNEVVSLTYDPADESLTLQQADSEPVDLTGLGVDGATARLQTPSVGGEVVALATSDALVTVPLDDGEPRVEQPASPGEPAQPVQVAGCVHGAWASGASDYLRVCGDDAAQQLPVPESTGGELKFRVNRSHVVLNELSTGNAWMIEDALILVNNWEDITPPTEEEEEEEEDSQDLEEREIELDREAENRDPVAQADTFGVRPGRTVVLPVLDNDSDADGDLLTVSGFENLSESVGVVEPILGGRALQIRVAGGASGSLSFEYTVDDGRDGSDTATVELQVRAESENSAPEQVREIEASVTAGATTKVNLLDDVHDPDGDALYVTRTLDAAGLNVVANPNGLITITDPGVQPGIHQVRVEVSDGSDTSEVVVDVEVLPDAPQPPTAVFDFETAFAGQTVQINPVANDQDPNDKPLRLANVGAAEGATVSQNTDGTTFSFTAEAAGDYYMTYVVADDDGLSATGLVRVSVRAPQDNEPVAVGDTALLPPGGTVLVDVLENDYDPAGGVLAIQQIDVPSGYGLRVAILDHRILRISSERALPGPVSIPYTVSNGTASSDGEVLVLPMEGTAESQAPVAVADTARVRAGDQVTIPVLANDSHPNGLEFSLDEELAETPDDGLMFTAGEVVRFRAPEEAGTVTAVYSITDENGRPSSNRITITVQARADDANTPPEPQNVETRAFAGERIRIPILTYGIDPDGDSVQLLGIDTAPSLGRIVEVGATYIDYQAFTDSAGTDEFTFAVRDRLGSIATADITVGVIPPPMTNRDPVVVNDEVTVRPEREVVVDVLGNDTDPDGDQLALDDPAFGATDGLEPEIQDGNVAITTPSEPGTYLVEYNATDLHGGTASGLLTVEVDPDSTPQAPVAVDDVVPPNAILDRTEVGVEVLPNDYDPDGSPEGLTVSVPDGQDGVRAVDDMVEIQLRDTRQVVTYQITDEDGLTSYAFIDVPGLTDTGPVLRPDAPPIEVEAGVAQTLELEDYVVSLSGAPVQLADTTSVRATNSDGSNPVVDANTLQFTSDPNYVGAATLTFEVTDAEDLNADGILTSVLTLDIRVYSDENRPPRMRNGAVSAEVGGESVSLDLARLAEDPDGQSTDLDFEIAEQTPGFESSLDGYILTVTANDDTLAGTVEELPIQVTDGDSEPVAAEIELTATASNRPLIQTNSDDVGEVNQGEAQTVDVLANDSNPFPDDERQITGVEITQGQGTAQVDGDQVTFTPDENFVGRMTLVYTVVDVTGDPDREVQGQVTAAVLGAPEPPTIPLVQSVGNGQVALSWTAPEDNGSPITGYTVQYNGGSQECSTTTCTINGLTNGTTYTFTAIANNDVGPSEESAASAEATPDMRPEAPGPPTVEYGDGELTLNWNEPVNEGTPITSYDVRISPSEGTSQQSVNGTSMTWTGLTNGRNYTFQVRAINDAPEPGLWSSWSAAEHPSGPPAQPAAPETTRIDDADGGRLMVQWAQPDNNGDPISSYELRMYRDGDRVQTFTPGGAALAREVEVENAHDYSFTLVAINRSGESEMSARSAEVRSFGKPGRVGNVSASPTGADNTATVSHNEPSSNGQAISRYEYRLNGGSVQSLPSGGTIKVPNDGENYTVQVRACNTYCGAWSQSSDSFRTYGPPGEPSITSSADGQQVTFRWSAPGGNGATIERSQYRVRVNNGSWSSWQNASPSDSVNRNAGWEDNHHIQVRVENNHGQTGPTNSRSEQAEADPTPPEPEVTLGVNRGAHETCDGGGDCYHVILTYENLPSVSGGYTVSFDAGSYAGCSHNDSSSGVNISDNGTYDTNSWYGSGCYGEPIRWTVTGGGETYRATVDW; translated from the coding sequence GGCGGCCAGCTGCTCACCTTCGCGCCGGGCCAGCGCACCGAACCTGAGGTGACCGAGTGGGCGGTGCCCGAGGGGGAGACCCAGCTGACCGTCGTCGGGAACGAGGTGGTCTCGCTCACCTATGACCCGGCGGACGAGAGCCTGACCCTGCAGCAGGCCGACTCCGAACCGGTGGATCTGACCGGTCTGGGCGTGGACGGTGCCACCGCCCGGCTGCAGACGCCCTCGGTGGGCGGAGAAGTGGTCGCCCTGGCCACCTCGGATGCCCTGGTCACCGTTCCGCTGGACGACGGCGAACCCCGGGTGGAGCAGCCGGCCTCGCCGGGCGAACCGGCTCAGCCGGTCCAGGTGGCCGGTTGTGTGCACGGCGCGTGGGCTTCGGGGGCGTCGGACTATCTGCGGGTGTGCGGCGACGACGCCGCGCAGCAGCTGCCGGTGCCCGAGTCCACCGGTGGTGAGCTGAAGTTCCGGGTGAACCGCTCGCACGTGGTGCTGAACGAGCTGAGCACCGGTAACGCGTGGATGATCGAGGACGCTCTCATCCTGGTGAACAACTGGGAGGACATCACTCCGCCCACCGAGGAGGAGGAAGAGGAGGAAGAGGACTCCCAGGACCTCGAGGAGCGTGAGATCGAGCTGGACCGGGAGGCGGAGAACCGAGATCCGGTGGCCCAGGCGGACACGTTCGGCGTGCGCCCCGGGCGCACGGTGGTGCTCCCGGTGCTGGACAACGACTCCGATGCCGACGGCGACCTGCTCACCGTCTCCGGGTTCGAGAACCTGAGCGAGTCGGTCGGTGTGGTCGAGCCGATCCTCGGTGGCCGTGCGTTGCAGATCCGGGTGGCCGGAGGTGCGAGCGGATCGCTGAGCTTCGAGTACACCGTGGACGATGGCCGGGACGGCTCGGACACCGCGACTGTCGAGCTGCAGGTGCGTGCCGAGAGCGAGAACTCCGCACCGGAGCAGGTGCGCGAGATCGAGGCCTCGGTCACCGCCGGTGCCACCACCAAGGTGAACCTGCTCGACGACGTGCACGATCCGGACGGTGATGCGCTCTACGTCACCCGGACCCTCGATGCGGCCGGTCTGAACGTGGTCGCGAACCCGAACGGGCTGATCACCATCACCGATCCCGGGGTGCAGCCGGGGATCCACCAGGTGCGGGTGGAGGTCAGCGACGGTAGCGACACCTCCGAGGTCGTGGTGGACGTGGAGGTGCTGCCGGATGCACCACAGCCGCCGACCGCCGTCTTCGACTTCGAGACCGCGTTCGCGGGGCAGACGGTGCAGATCAACCCGGTCGCGAACGACCAGGACCCGAACGACAAGCCTCTCCGGCTCGCTAACGTCGGCGCCGCGGAAGGCGCGACGGTCTCGCAGAACACCGACGGCACCACGTTCAGCTTCACCGCTGAGGCGGCCGGCGACTACTACATGACCTACGTGGTGGCCGATGACGACGGTCTGTCCGCCACCGGTCTGGTCCGGGTGAGCGTGCGCGCACCGCAGGACAACGAACCGGTGGCGGTCGGAGACACGGCGCTGCTGCCCCCGGGTGGGACCGTGCTGGTGGACGTGCTGGAGAACGACTACGACCCGGCCGGCGGGGTGCTGGCCATCCAGCAGATCGATGTCCCTTCCGGCTACGGCCTGCGGGTGGCGATCCTGGACCACCGCATCCTGCGGATCAGCTCCGAGCGGGCGCTGCCAGGACCAGTGAGCATTCCGTACACCGTGTCCAACGGCACGGCCAGCTCCGACGGTGAAGTGCTGGTACTGCCGATGGAAGGTACCGCGGAGTCGCAGGCACCGGTGGCCGTCGCAGACACCGCCCGGGTCCGGGCCGGGGACCAGGTGACCATCCCGGTGCTGGCGAACGACTCGCACCCGAACGGGCTGGAGTTCAGCCTGGACGAAGAGCTCGCCGAGACCCCGGACGACGGTCTGATGTTCACCGCCGGGGAGGTGGTGCGGTTCCGCGCCCCGGAGGAGGCCGGCACGGTCACCGCGGTGTACTCCATCACCGACGAGAACGGCCGACCGTCCTCGAACCGGATCACCATCACCGTGCAGGCGCGTGCGGACGATGCGAATACTCCACCGGAACCCCAGAACGTGGAGACCCGTGCGTTCGCGGGTGAGCGGATCCGCATCCCGATCCTCACCTACGGCATCGACCCCGACGGTGACTCCGTGCAGCTGCTCGGCATCGACACGGCGCCCTCGCTCGGCCGGATCGTGGAGGTCGGCGCCACCTATATCGACTATCAGGCGTTTACCGACTCTGCGGGTACCGACGAGTTCACCTTCGCTGTGCGGGACCGGCTCGGTTCGATCGCCACGGCCGATATCACCGTGGGTGTGATCCCACCGCCGATGACCAACCGTGACCCGGTGGTGGTCAACGACGAGGTCACCGTGCGCCCGGAGCGCGAGGTGGTGGTGGACGTGCTCGGCAACGACACCGACCCGGACGGCGACCAGCTGGCCCTGGACGACCCGGCCTTCGGTGCGACCGACGGGCTGGAACCGGAGATCCAGGACGGGAACGTCGCGATCACCACACCTTCGGAACCGGGTACCTACTTGGTGGAGTACAACGCGACCGACCTGCACGGCGGGACTGCCTCCGGACTGCTGACCGTGGAGGTCGACCCGGACTCCACCCCGCAGGCCCCCGTCGCCGTCGACGACGTCGTGCCACCGAACGCCATCCTGGACCGTACCGAGGTGGGGGTCGAGGTGCTGCCGAACGACTACGACCCGGACGGCAGCCCGGAGGGTCTGACCGTCTCGGTGCCGGACGGGCAGGACGGGGTGCGCGCCGTCGACGACATGGTGGAGATCCAGCTACGCGACACACGCCAGGTGGTGACCTACCAGATCACCGATGAGGACGGCCTGACCTCGTATGCCTTCATCGACGTTCCCGGGCTGACCGATACCGGCCCGGTGCTGCGCCCGGACGCGCCGCCGATCGAGGTGGAAGCCGGGGTCGCGCAGACCCTGGAGCTGGAGGACTACGTCGTTTCCCTCAGCGGCGCCCCGGTGCAGCTGGCGGACACCACCTCGGTCCGGGCCACGAACTCCGACGGGTCCAACCCGGTGGTGGACGCGAACACCCTCCAGTTCACCTCCGACCCGAACTACGTCGGCGCGGCGACGCTCACCTTCGAGGTGACCGACGCCGAGGACCTCAATGCCGACGGCATCCTCACCTCGGTGCTTACCTTGGACATCCGGGTGTACTCGGACGAGAACCGCCCGCCGCGGATGCGAAACGGTGCGGTTTCTGCGGAGGTGGGCGGTGAGTCGGTCAGCCTGGACCTCGCCCGGCTGGCAGAGGACCCGGACGGCCAGTCCACCGACCTGGACTTCGAGATCGCCGAGCAGACGCCCGGCTTCGAGTCCTCGCTGGACGGCTACATCCTGACCGTGACCGCGAACGACGACACGCTCGCCGGCACGGTCGAGGAGCTGCCGATCCAGGTGACCGACGGCGATTCCGAGCCGGTCGCCGCCGAGATCGAGCTCACCGCTACCGCGAGCAACCGTCCGCTGATCCAGACCAACTCCGACGACGTCGGAGAGGTGAATCAGGGCGAGGCGCAGACCGTGGACGTGCTCGCGAACGACTCCAACCCGTTCCCGGACGACGAACGGCAGATCACCGGGGTGGAGATCACCCAGGGGCAGGGCACTGCGCAGGTGGATGGTGACCAGGTCACCTTCACCCCGGACGAGAACTTCGTCGGGCGGATGACCCTGGTGTACACCGTGGTGGACGTGACCGGCGACCCGGACCGTGAGGTGCAGGGGCAGGTCACCGCTGCTGTGCTCGGCGCACCGGAACCGCCGACCATCCCGCTGGTGCAGTCGGTGGGTAACGGCCAGGTGGCGCTGAGCTGGACCGCTCCGGAGGACAACGGCTCTCCGATCACCGGGTACACGGTGCAGTACAACGGCGGATCGCAGGAGTGCAGCACCACCACGTGCACCATCAACGGGCTGACCAACGGCACGACGTACACCTTCACCGCGATCGCGAACAACGACGTCGGCCCGTCGGAGGAGAGCGCGGCCTCCGCTGAGGCCACTCCGGACATGCGCCCGGAAGCGCCTGGCCCGCCGACGGTGGAGTACGGCGACGGTGAGCTCACGCTGAACTGGAACGAGCCGGTGAACGAGGGCACCCCGATCACGTCCTATGACGTGCGGATCAGCCCGAGCGAGGGCACCAGCCAGCAGTCGGTGAACGGCACGTCGATGACATGGACGGGGCTGACGAACGGGCGGAACTACACGTTCCAGGTGCGGGCGATCAACGATGCCCCGGAGCCCGGGCTGTGGAGCTCCTGGTCGGCGGCGGAGCACCCCTCCGGTCCACCGGCACAGCCGGCCGCACCGGAGACCACCCGTATCGATGACGCCGACGGTGGCCGGCTGATGGTGCAGTGGGCCCAGCCCGACAACAACGGCGACCCGATCTCCTCCTATGAGTTGCGGATGTATCGGGATGGCGATCGGGTGCAGACCTTCACTCCCGGGGGCGCTGCGCTCGCCCGCGAGGTGGAGGTGGAGAACGCGCACGACTACTCCTTCACCCTGGTCGCGATCAACCGCTCCGGGGAGTCGGAGATGTCGGCGCGCTCGGCCGAGGTGCGGTCCTTCGGTAAACCCGGCCGGGTGGGGAACGTGAGCGCGAGTCCCACCGGTGCGGACAACACGGCGACGGTGAGCCACAACGAGCCGTCGAGCAACGGTCAGGCGATCAGCAGGTACGAGTACCGGCTGAACGGTGGCAGCGTGCAGTCGCTGCCCAGCGGCGGCACCATCAAGGTCCCGAATGACGGGGAAAACTACACGGTCCAGGTGCGCGCGTGTAACACGTACTGCGGTGCCTGGAGCCAGTCCTCGGATTCGTTCCGCACGTATGGCCCACCGGGTGAGCCAAGTATCACCTCTTCGGCCGATGGTCAGCAGGTGACTTTCCGCTGGAGCGCTCCCGGTGGGAACGGTGCGACGATCGAGCGCAGTCAGTACCGCGTCCGGGTGAACAACGGCAGCTGGAGCTCGTGGCAGAACGCCAGCCCGTCCGACTCGGTGAACCGGAACGCGGGCTGGGAGGACAATCACCACATCCAGGTCCGCGTCGAGAACAACCACGGCCAGACCGGCCCAACGAACTCGCGATCGGAGCAAGCCGAGGCGGACCCGACGCCGCCGGAGCCTGAGGTGACCCTGGGTGTCAACCGTGGTGCTCACGAGACGTGCGACGGCGGCGGCGATTGCTACCACGTGATCCTCACCTACGAGAACCTTCCAAGTGTCTCCGGTGGCTACACCGTCAGTTTTGACGCTGGCAGCTACGCGGGTTGCTCGCACAATGACTCGAGCAGCGGCGTGAACATCTCCGACAACGGCACCTATGACACGAACTCCTGGTACGGCAGCGGCTGCTATGGCGAACCCATCAGGTGGACGGTGACAGGTGGCGGTGAGACGTACAGAGCCACAGTGGACTGGTAG